The Glycine soja cultivar W05 chromosome 6, ASM419377v2, whole genome shotgun sequence genome has a window encoding:
- the LOC114414556 gene encoding ornithine decarboxylase-like, translated as MPSLVAEAFEAKGAEPLSLKPIFSASGVKGKRVTALSAEANALTDFIQAIIADKPDIDSPFSVLDLGVVMGLMDKWACKLPTVQPFYAVKCNPNLSLIGALAALGSSFDCASKAEIESVLSLGVSPDRIIYANPCKSESHIRYAASVGVNVTTYDSLDEVEKIRNCHPTCELLLRIKPPQDSGARTSLGLKYGALPEEVHELLQAAHEAGLKVTGVSFHIGSGGADTRAYDGAISAAKNVFEMASGLGLPRMRVLDIGGGFTSGPPFEAAALKINAAIQASFGNEEGLVVIGEPGRYFAETAFTLATRIIGKRVRGDVREYWIDDGIYGTLNNIVFDYATVTCMPLACTSKPENPRCSRELNLKTYPSTVFGPTCDSIDTVLRDYKLPGLQVNDWLVFPNMGAYTTSSGTNFNGFSSSAKSTFLAYSSPEHSMF; from the coding sequence atgcCTTCACTAGTTGCGGAGGCATTCGAAGCCAAGGGCGCAGAACCCTTGAGCCTGAAGCCCATTTTCAGTGCCTCAGGCGTCAAGGGCAAGCGAGTAACTGCACTATCAGCAGAAGCAAATGCCCTCACTGATTTCATTCAAGCAATCATAGCTGACAAACCAGACATCGACTCTCCATTCAGCGTCCTCGATTTGGGCGTCGTAATGGGCCTCATGGACAAATGGGCCTGCAAGCTCCCCACGGTCCAGCCCTTCTACGCCGTCAAGTGCAACCCAAACCTCTCCCTCATCGGCGCGCTCGCTGCACTCGGCTCCAGCTTCGACTGCGCCAGCAAAGCCGAGATCGAATCTGTCTTGTCCCTCGGAGTCTCACCGGACAGAATCATCTACGCAAACCCATGCAAATCCGAGTCCCACATCAGATACGCCGCCTCCGTAGGTGTCAACGTCACAACCTACGACTCCCTCGACGAGGTCGAGAAAATCCGCAATTGCCACCCCACGTGCGAGTTGCTCCTCCGCATTAAACCCCCGCAAGACAGTGGAGCGCGTACCAGCTTGGGCCTCAAATACGGCGCGCTTCCCGAGGAGGTCCATGAGCTTCTCCAAGCTGCTCACGAGGCGGGGCTCAAGGTAACAGGCGTGTCCTTCCACATTGGTAGCGGCGGAGCCGACACGCGAGCCTACGACGGAGCCATATCCGCCGCTAAAAACGTATTCGAAATGGCTTCTGGGCTCGGCTTGCCCAGAATGCGCGTTCTGGACATCGGAGGCGGCTTCACCTCTGGGCCGCCGTTTGAAGCCGCGGCATTGAAAATAAACGCTGCGATTCAGGCCAGCTTCGGGAACGAGGAAGGGCTCGTGGTTATTGGCGAACCGGGTCGTTACTTCGCTGAAACGGCTTTCACGTTGGCGACGAGAATTATTGGGAAGCGCGTGAGGGGGGACGTGAGGGAGTACTGGATTGACGATGGGATTTACGGAACGCTTAATAACATAGTGTTTGATTACGCTACCGTCACGTGCATGCCACTGGCGTGCACCTCGAAACCGGAGAATCCTAGATGCAGCAGGGAATTGAATTTGAAGACTTACCCTAGCACCGTGTTTGGACCCACGTGCGATTCTATTGATACGGTTCTGAGGGATTACAAGCTGCCGGGACTGCAAGTGAACGATTGGCTAGTGTTCCCGAACATGGGTGCATATACGACGTCGTCGGGGACTAACTTCAATGGGTTTAGCTCCTCAGCCAAGTCCACGTTCCTTGCATATTCCAGCCCGGAACACAGCATGTTCTAA
- the LOC114414557 gene encoding plastocyanin-like: MATVTSAAVSIPSFTGLKASAGKVSAAAVKVSAPQATRFCGIKASLKDVGVAVVATAASAVLASNAMAIEVLLGTDDGSLVFSPNSFSVAPGEKIVFKNNAGFPHNVVFDEDEIPSGVDAGKISMSEEDLLNAAGETYSVTLDAKGTYSFYCSPHQGAGMVGKVTVN; encoded by the coding sequence ATGGCCACCGTCACTTCTGCAGCAGTTTCTATTCCCTCATTCACTGGCCTCAAGGCAAGCGCAGGCAAAGTGAGTGCCGCCGCAGTTAAAGTCTCAGCTCCCCAAGCCACAAGGTTCTGCGGCATCAAGGCTTCCCTCAAAGACGTTGGAGTCGCTGTTGTGGCCACTGCTGCGAGCGCAGTTCTAGCTAGCAACGCCATGGCCATTGAAGTGTTACTGGGCACTGATGACGGGTCTCTGGTTTTCTCTCCCAACTCTTTCTCCGTGGCCCCTGGGGAAAAGATCGTGTTCAAGAACAACGCAGGTTTCCCCCACAACGTTGTGTTCGACGAGGACGAGATTCCTAGCGGCGTGGATGCAGGGAAAATCTCCATGAGCGAAGAAGACCTTCTCAATGCGGCTGGTGAGACTTACAGCGTTACTTTGGATGCCAAGGGAACCTACAGTTTCTACTGTTCGCCTCACCAAGGAGCTGGTATGGTGGGAAAAGTCAccgttaattaa
- the LOC114414558 gene encoding phospholipase D delta-like — translation MPHNPDTVVYLHGTLDLVIEDARFLPNMDMLSERVRRFFSALNTCSASITGKRKQRHARHRHRKIITSDPYVTVCLAGATVARTRVISNSQNPTWDEHFKIPLAHPASQVEFYVKDNDMFGADLIGVATVSAERILSGEAIRDWFPIIGTFGKPPKPDCAVRLAMKFTRCEDSFMYRSRTETDPDRFVVRDSYFPVRHGGSVTLYQDAHVPDSMLPEVELEDGVVFVHGKCWEDICHAILGAHHLVYIVGWSIYHKVKLVREPTKPLPSGGNLNLGELLKYKSQEGLRVLLLVWDDKTSHSKFGINTSGVMQTHDEETRKFFKHSSVRCLLSPRYASSKLSIFKQQVVGTLFTHHQKCVIVDTQAHGNNRKITAFIGGLDLCDGRYDTPEHRILRDIDTVYQDDYHNPTFCAGTKGPRQPWHDLHCKIEGPAAYDILTNFEQRWRKATKWSELGRKLKRVSHWNDDSLIKLERIFWILSPSESTPVDDPELWVSKEDDPENWHVQVFRSIDSGSLKGFPKDVVVAETQNLVCAKNLVIDKSIQTAYIHAIRSAQHFIYIENQYFIGSSFAWPAYKEAGADNLIPVELALKIVSKIRSKERFTVYIVIPMWPEGSPSSTSVQEILFWQGQTMKMMYEIIALELKSMQLDSHPQDYLNFYCLGNREQLTTEVSSSSNSPSDNGETVSASQKFRRFMIYVHAKGMIVDDEYVILGSANINQRSLAGSRDTEIAMGAHQPHHTWSQKKRHPHGQVYGYRMSLWAEHMETIEACFKEPESLECVKSVNKIAEDNWKKYTADDYTPLQGHIMKYPVCVNAYGKVKSLTGFESFPDVGGKVLGSRSTLPDALTT, via the exons ATGCCTCACAATCCTGACACCGTGGTCTACCTCCACGGCACCCTCGATTTGGTAATCGAGGATGCTCGGTTCCTTCCGAACATGGACATGCTCTCCGAGCGCGTGCGAAGGTTCTTCTCTGCTCTTAACACCTGCAGCGCCTCCATCACCGGGAAAAGGAAGCAACGACATGCCCGCCACCGCCACCGCAAAATCATCACCAGCGATCCTTACGTGACCGTCTGCCTCGCCGGCGCCACCGTTGCGCGCACCCGCGTGATCTCGAACTCGCAGAACCCGACGTGGGACGAGCACTTCAAGATCCCACTCGCTCACCCGGCCTCGCAGGTCGAGTTCTACGTCAAGGACAATGACATGTTCGGCGCCGACCTGATCGGAGTCGCCACCGTCTCAGCCGAGAGGATCCTCTCCGGCGAAGCCATCCGCGACTGGTTTCCGATCATAGGAACGTTCGGGAAGCCGCCGAAGCCTGACTGCGCGGTGCGCCTGGCGATGAAATTCACGAGGTGCGAGGACAGTTTTATGTACCGGTCCCGCACCGAAACGGATCCGGACCGGTTCGTTGTTCGGGACTCGTATTTTCCGGTTCGGCACGGAGGATCGGTGACGCTGTATCAGGACGCGCACGTGCCTGATTCGATGTTGCCGGAGGTTGAGTTAGAGGACGGGGTTGTGTTTGTGCACGGGAAGTGCTGGGAAGATATATGTCACGCGATATTGGGAGCGCATCATTTGGTTTACATTGTGGGTTGGTCCATCTACCACAAGGTGAAGCTGGTCAGAGAGCCTACAAAACCCTTACCTAGCGGTGGGAACTTGAATCTCGGGGAGTTGCTCAAGTACAAGTCGCAAGAAGGTTTGCGAGTTTTACTATTGGTTTGGGATGATAAGACTTCGCACAGCAAGTTTGGCATCAACACG AGTGGAGTAATGCAAACGCATGATGAAGAAACTCGAAAGTTTTTCAAGCATTCATCAGTTAGATGTTTGCTGTCACCAAGATATGCCAGCAGTAAGCTTAGCATTTTCAAGCAGCAG GTTGTTGGCACTCTCTTTACACATCATCAGAAATGTGTGATAGTGGATACTCAAGCACACGGTAATAATCGGAAGATAACTGCATTTATAGGTGGTCTAGATCTTTGTGATGGCCGGTATGATACACCCGAGCATAGAATTTTACGTGATATCGACACTGTTTATCAGGACGATTATCATAATCCCACGTTTTGT GCGGGAACCAAGGGTCCAAGGCAACCATGGCATGATTTACATTGCAAAATTGAAGGCCCTGCTGCATATGATATACTCACTAATTTTGAGCAGCGCTGGAGAAAAGCCACCAAATGGTCTGAGTTGGGTCGGAAACTCAAGAGAGTATCTCACTGGAACGATGATTCTTTGATCAAGTTAGAACGCATCTTTTGGATTCTTAGTCCTTCGGAATCAACTCCAGTTGATGATCCTGAACTATGGGTTTCGAAGGAAGACGATCCTGAAAATTGGCATGTTCAG GTTTTTCGATCCATAGATTCTGGTTCTTTGAAAGGATTCCCTAAGGATGTAGTTGTTGCCGAGACTCAG AACCTTGTTTGTGCAAAAAATTTGGTCATAGACAAGAGTATTCAAACAGCATATATACATGCGATCAGATCTGCtcaacattttatttatatcgagaatcaatattttattggaTCATCCTTTGCTTGGCCAGCTTACAAAGAAGCAG GTGCTGATAACCTAATTCCTGTGGAGTTGGCACTGAAGATAGTCAGTAAGATAAGATCGAAGGAGAGATTCACAGTTTATATTGTCATCCCAATGTGGCCTGAAGGTTCCCCTTCTTCTACTTCAGTGCAAGAGATACTCTTTTGGCAG GGACAAACAATGAAAATGATGTATGAAATCATAGCTCTGGAGTTAAAATCTATGCAGCTTGATAGTCATCCACAAGATTACCTCAATTTTTACTGTCTTGGAAACCGAGAGCAGTTGACAACTGAAGTTTCAAGTTCAAGTAATTCACCTTCAGATAATGGCGAAACg GTTTCAGCCTCACAAAAGTTCCGACGGTTTATGATTTATGTACATGCCAAAGGAATGATTGTGGATGATGAATATGTAATTCTTGGGTCTGCCAATATAAATCAACGATCTTTGGCTGGATCCAGAGATACTGAGATAGCAATGGGTGCACATCAACCGCATCATACATGGAGTCAGAAAAAGAGGCATCCACATGGTCAG GTATATGGGTATAGAATGTCTTTGTGGGCAGAACACATGGAAACCATAGAAGCTTGCTTCAAGGAGCCTGAAAGCTTGGAGTGTGTGAAAAGTGTGAACAAGATTGCTGAAGACAACTGGAAGAAGTACACAGCTGATGACTATACTCCATTGCAAGGGCACATAATGAAGTATCCCGTGTGTGTAAATGCCTATGGGAAGGTAAAGTCCTTAACTGGATTTGAGTCTTTCCCAGATGTTGGTGGCAAGGTGCTTGGCTCCCGGTCTACCCTTCCTGACGCTCTAACTACATAG
- the LOC114414559 gene encoding hippocampus abundant transcript-like protein 1, whose amino-acid sequence MDKLYGLSHLFMAVFLHNFSMFMVVPAITDVTMAALCPGQDECSLAIYITGFQQAMIGLGTLVMMPLLGNLSDKYGRKAILTVPMILTIIPVGILAYSRTKKFFYVYYVFKILISMICEGSVPCLGLAYVADNIPESGRSTAFGILSGIASAAFVCGTLSARFLSTALTFQVSTLIAVIGALYMQFFLRDSAIDDKHLYTPIISQENPIISKVNGKLESKKHLFKALRSIEDLTSFLNSSLTITQAAIVAFFNSLADVGLHGSLLYFLKAQFHFDKNQFADLMVISGIAGTVSQLILMPILAPILGEARLLSVGLFFHCIHMFLYSIAWSSLVPYASAMFSILFVFSHPCIRSIVSKQAGPHEQGKAQGCISGICSIAHIVSPLVFSPLTALFLSERAPFDFPGFSIMCIGFASMISLVQSMMLRVVPPILN is encoded by the exons ATGGACAAATTGTACGGGTTGAGTCATCTCTTCATGGCAGTGTTTCTTCATAACTTCTCCATGTTCATGGTGGTACCAGCCATCACCGATGTCACAATGGCTGCTCTTTGTCCCGGACAAGATGAATGCTCACTTGCCATCTACATCACTGGTTTTCAACAAGCG ATGATAGGACTGGGCACGCTTGTGATGATGCCACTCTTGGGTAATCTTTCGGATAAGTATGGGAGGAAGGCCATCCTCACAGTCCCTATGATCCTCACCATCATTCCCGTAG GCATATTAGCTTACAGCAGGACGAAAAAATTCTTCTACGTCTACTATGTGTTTAAGATACTTATTTCAATGATTTGCGAAGGAAGCGTTCCTTGCCTCGGTCTAGCTTACGTG GCAGATAACATTCCAGAAAGTGGACGAAGCACTGCGTTTGGAATTCTTTCGGGAATTGCGTCTGCCGCGTTTGTGTGTGGCACCTTATCGGCTCGATTTTTATCTACTGCCTTGACTTTTCAA GTTTCCACACTTATCGCGGTGATTGGAGCACTATACATGCAATTTTTCCTTCGAGATTCGGCCATTGATGACAAACACCTTTATACTCCGATCATTTCACAAGAAAATCCAATTATATCTAAGGTCAATGGAAAACTGGAAAGTAAGAAGCATCTTTTTAAAGCATTGCGCTCTATAGAGGACCTGACTTCTTTCCTCAATAGCAG CTTGACTATTACTCAAGCAGCAATTGTTGCATTCTTCAATAGCCTTGCAGATGTTGGCCTTCATGGATCATtgttg TATTTTTTAAAGGCTCAATTTCACTTTGATAAGAATCAATTTGCCGACTTGATGGTCATTTCTGGAATAGCAGGAACTGTGTCACAG CTTATTCTTATGCCTATTTTGGCTCCTATTTTGGGCGAGGCAAGACTACTCTCAGTTGGACTATTCTTTCATTGTATACAT ATGTTCCTTTACAGCATAGCATGGTCCTCCTTG GTTCCTTATGCTTCCGCCATGttctcaattttatttgtcTTCTCACACCCTTGT ATACGAAGTATTGTATCTAAACAAGCTGGTCCCCATGAGCAG GGAAAGGCTCAAGGTTGCATTTCAGGCATATGTTCAATTGCACATATTGTTTCTCCCTTGGTTTTCTCTCCATTAACAG CTCTATTCCTTTCTGAAAGAGCACCTTTTGATTTTCCTGGATTTAGTATAATGTGCATTGGATTTGCTTCG ATGATATCTCTTGTTCAAAGTATGATGCTCAGAGTGGTTCCTCCCATATTGAATTAG